One window from the genome of Mucilaginibacter ginsenosidivorans encodes:
- a CDS encoding alanine dehydrogenase, whose protein sequence is MSSELYSGFSDVARQAMMQPQESMLEVKNKKNKLYIGIPKETSFQENRIALTPLSVALLINNGHEVILESNAGQAANFSDKDYSDQGAKIVYDTKSVYEANLIIKIAPPTMEEIAMMKTHQILISTLQLSTLKADCLHALLHKKVTALSFEHLRDEGGSLAVVRAMSEIVGATSILIAAEYLSNIFDGKGLMLGGITGVPPTEIVILGAGTVGEYAARTAISLGAEVKVFDPSIYKLRRLQNNIGTRVFTSVVQPIVLEKAITTCDVAIGAMRADDGRSPCIVSESTVSRMKPNSVIIDVSIDQGGCFETSEVTNHTHPVFRKYDVIHYCVPNIASRVARTATYSLTNIFTPILLDIGEQGGLKNVIWQKSGVRNAVYIYEGQLTNKFIGERFNIPCKDLDLLIVSHR, encoded by the coding sequence ATGAGTTCGGAGTTATACAGTGGATTTTCTGATGTTGCCAGGCAGGCAATGATGCAGCCCCAGGAGTCGATGCTGGAGGTAAAGAATAAAAAAAACAAACTTTATATTGGTATCCCCAAGGAAACATCGTTCCAGGAAAACAGGATAGCTTTGACACCGCTGTCGGTGGCCCTGCTTATTAACAACGGGCACGAGGTAATACTGGAAAGCAATGCCGGGCAGGCCGCAAATTTTTCTGACAAAGATTATAGCGACCAGGGTGCAAAAATAGTTTACGATACCAAGTCGGTTTATGAGGCAAACCTGATCATCAAAATAGCTCCGCCGACAATGGAGGAGATAGCCATGATGAAAACGCACCAAATTCTGATCTCCACCCTCCAATTATCAACCCTGAAAGCTGATTGCCTGCACGCCCTTCTCCATAAAAAAGTGACCGCATTGTCGTTCGAACATCTGCGTGACGAGGGTGGCTCCTTAGCCGTTGTGAGGGCAATGAGCGAGATAGTCGGCGCAACATCAATATTGATAGCAGCCGAATACCTGAGCAATATATTCGACGGCAAAGGGCTGATGCTGGGCGGCATAACCGGCGTACCGCCGACCGAGATCGTGATATTGGGCGCAGGGACCGTAGGCGAATACGCCGCACGAACTGCTATTTCGCTCGGTGCAGAGGTAAAGGTTTTCGATCCGTCAATTTACAAACTGCGGCGATTGCAGAATAATATAGGAACAAGGGTATTTACATCGGTAGTGCAGCCTATCGTGCTCGAGAAGGCCATCACCACCTGCGATGTAGCCATCGGCGCTATGCGGGCCGATGACGGCCGCAGCCCCTGTATTGTTTCGGAAAGTACCGTAAGCAGGATGAAACCCAATTCGGTGATCATTGATGTCAGCATAGATCAGGGCGGTTGTTTCGAAACATCTGAAGTAACCAATCACACCCACCCGGTTTTCCGGAAATATGATGTCATCCATTATTGCGTGCCGAATATAGCCTCAAGGGTTGCACGGACGGCTACCTATTCGCTCACCAACATCTTTACCCCCATTTTGCTGGACATCGGCGAACAGGGCGGATTAAAGAACGTTATCTGGCAAAAGTCGGGCGTACGTAACGCCGTATACATCTACGAGGGGCAATTGACCAATAAATTCATTGGCGAAAGGTTTAATATTCCGTGCAAGGATCTTGACCTGCTTATAGTTTCGCATCGTTAA
- the tsaE gene encoding tRNA (adenosine(37)-N6)-threonylcarbamoyltransferase complex ATPase subunit type 1 TsaE: MELPVKNINELRVAAEKLIVFAGNEKIFLFYGDMGAGKTTFIKSLCRCLGVTEQTSSPTFSIINEYQATALKIYHFDFYRLKKEDEALDMGYEEYFYSGNYCFIEWPEKIAGLLPDHYIRVDINVLNNGERLLTFTKI, translated from the coding sequence ATGGAACTGCCGGTCAAAAACATTAACGAACTGAGAGTTGCTGCCGAAAAACTGATTGTTTTCGCAGGCAACGAAAAAATATTTCTGTTTTACGGCGACATGGGCGCGGGTAAAACCACGTTCATTAAGTCGCTTTGCAGATGCCTTGGTGTAACGGAGCAAACGTCGAGCCCTACGTTCTCTATCATCAATGAATACCAGGCGACCGCTCTAAAAATATATCATTTTGATTTTTACCGGCTTAAAAAAGAGGACGAGGCATTGGATATGGGATACGAGGAATACTTTTATTCAGGCAATTACTGCTTTATCGAGTGGCCCGAAAAGATAGCCGGACTACTGCCCGATCACTATATACGGGTGGATATTAATGTTTTAAACAATGGCGAACGCTTATTAACTTTTACGAAGATTTAG